CCAGGGGCTAACTAGTTAGCATGCAACAGACCTCTTGGACACAACTTAAAACaacttcttcacattctgtcgaTAATTTGCGCTAATCACTGAATGGTTTAAACTCAAATTCttacaaagtgcacctttaaaaccagaacagatgctttttgtgtctattttttacagaaatgcCACTTGGCTCTCTCTATTTGAAGCGTTTTAAGTAAGACTGACCTGTCGGCTGTTAAAGGACAATGTGCAATGGTTCACTGATAGCAGAAGAGTGGCGGAGCAAACTAAGCTAATGgtgtttactgtttttctttaagataaaaatatattttccctCTGTGGAGCTTGCTTTGAATCCGTCTGTCCTGAGACCAACACCAACCTTGTGTATTGATGAAGACATTTGAAGACTGTCGTACTCATGTTACCTGATTGTCTCGAGCTATAGGCTCTtaaaagcttgtgtgtgtttacgagCTCACGTTACGTTTTTATCGCCGCCACATGGTCGATCGTCTGCTGAGGACTGTTTCGCTTGTTCCTCTCGTCATCTCTCTGCAAAAAGGGAAACTCTGAGGCGTTTCATCCTCTCAGCACCTCAGACCAACAGAATTCACATTCTCTTTTGAACTTTGGATAAAGGGATCTCTGGCattcttgaattttttttaagattaagatgACGGTCACTTTTGACCCTCCCATCATGTACACAGCCCTTTTTAGATGAACCGTCAAGGTCCTGGTTCCAATTTCTTTGTACGTTTTGGAGCTATTCCTTGGTGGATCTGCTACAGTGATGCTCGTGTATATGAATTAATTTTATGTACCTTATTAATTTCTATCTATTTTTGTGGACAGTTGGCATGATGTAAAAATAAGGACTTATAATACTCTTGGTATTTGCACACGTTCTCTTCAGTGCGCCTTTtgtgaggacaaaaaaaaaaaaaaagcttgtttgaCGAAATGGAGAgaacataaatcaaaaaaatatagaaatagaAATCTAGAAGAAATAACTAGACTTATTTAACATCCCTGAATGTTTAGTCCTTGGTAAACtcttaaaaaaatgctgttaatATTTTTCCATGAGCTTATATGAGACCCGTGTGTGTCCCCCTTCTCTGTATATTGAGTAGCCCTAGACATTAACAGTACTACCGActgaaagcagagggagagacgaAGCAAAGAGATGTATGATTAAAGTGATTTCTATTGAGAGCGTTAGCCGAATTTTGATTCCTGCAACCAAAAGGAAAGTTGCAACATTGCCGTTCTTCTAAGTGTTGTGAGGGTCGAGTTGTCTTTATTGTGCTGTGTGATAAAACTGAGTGACAAGGTGCGAGTCAGAGGTCTAAATGTGTAGATATATTTTAAAGAAGCCACCTGTGAACTCACGTTGTTGAGCGCGGTGAGGAGAATTTAAGGATCAGGGTTTCCATAGATGAACATTAACATCTATTTCTCTCATCATAGCATTTTACGGTCCTATACATTAGAGAGAATTTACTGTAGTATCACATAAATAAGATGCATTGTCTCATCACATGGTCATTATTTATTTGGACAAAGACTCGACTGGTTTAAGTCAGTCGAGAAAGGAGGCTGAAAGGGAGGTGAAAGGCTCACGGGCAGCAGGGCAGAGTTACAGCAGGTCGTCGGAGAGTCCGAACGGTTTTGGGAAGTTAAGCGATGCTTCgatgttttctgtaaatgtgaTGGAAGATGCGTTCAAGAACATTGGCTAAATGTTGTATTAACCAAAGCGTCGATTAGAGACTGAGCAGTTTATGGGAAACACAAGCCTTTCGCCAGAATGAACGTTGGcagtgtacatttctgcaaaccaaacgTTACATTTTAGTTGTCTTTATGTTCAAGTcttaatttcatgttgtgacagcgTGTAGCTCGTGGTCCGGTtaggtcaccacaaacacggctggaaattctcctgtcaaaaatatcacgCTGACAAATGTTGAACGTTATCAAAAACACTTACAAATGCTAACATGCAGTCTTCAACGGTGATCTGGcgtaaaaaatatccagtgggtTCACAGTCACAAATGTTTCGATGCCTGCTTGAATCccattaaaaatatccagttcttacaaatgttaacattCTGCCAAACGCAcctataaatgttaaaatgaactCTTGTTAAAAttttccagtgatgtcatgcttttaaatgttaaaacaccgTCTTGAACAGTGATCTATTGTAACaataaaaatatccactggttCCATTCTTACTGACGCGCTTACTAATGTTAAATCTATACAGTGGTTTCACGCGTGCAGATGTTTAAACACCGTCTCTCTCAGTGGCATCTCCTTAGAacatatccagtggtttcacatttacaaatccAAAAACACTTTCTTGAACGGTCTCTTGTTGAAAATATCCACTGGTTGCATTCttataaaactgaaacagcGATCTCTcatgaaaaacatccagtggtttcacgcttacaaatgtcGAAACGTAACCTCAAAGTCTTGCCTGGCTGTGATGCCGCCACCATGCACGACAGTCGGCTCATATACATAACGTAATGTAGAAATGCTGTAATGAAATTTGattgcagaaatgtacacagTCGACACGTCCCTCTCGTGACTGGGCTGATCAGCACGGAGCAGTTAGCGCTTGTGTTTCAGACAGGTGGAGGTGCTGTCAGCGTCTCATCGCGGCTCGGCTGAGGTTGGAATGTAAACCCATACACGCTGCTCGCTTGCTTCCCCCGTAAAGTCCACGTCGAGCATTCTCCgaatcagtttttattttgtgcagaACTTTTATAATGTATCCTCGATCAACCCGAGTTGTCTCTTGTTGAGCGctatgttgaaaatgtgttttatttttgtaaggaGAGAGGTTTTAttctgaggatgaggaggaggagagagagagagagtcagagaggaggtgTGGGCAAAAACCTGCCTTTAGATTTATTGTGTAAAATGAGGGCTTGTTCAGTTTACAATGGCCTTATTTTTGTGTAGGAGACATTGCTTCACTATTGTAGCACACAACTGAAAGTTTTGACAAATGTATTTTGCTTGAAATATTGTACTGAAgttatatatgtgtatatgtatagtTTTATGAATGTATTTCTTATCCTTACACCAGAACTGAGTGTAATTCTTCTGTCATCTTGTTTGCTATACCGTCTCTTTGAAGACTTTCCAGGGACCTCGCCTGCGTTGGTTCAGGCGCCCCCCAACTActtttactgtactgtattctGTACGTCttattctttgtgtgtgttcatttgaaagAGCAGCTCTTGTGGTTTGAAAAACGAGCATGAAACTCTGTCTGGcgaaatgcatttttatttatttgaatcgCCACGATGGGCGTTGAACAGAACGGATCGCTATTCCCCCGTCCTGCAGCGACAAACTAATCGATTTATCTACCAAGCTGATGGGATTGTTATaattttttgtactttaaactagaaaatgtttgcagcatGGTTACTCCGATGACTTTCTTGTATTTAATCTTTATGATGGTatgatattgatgatgatgataatgttatCGACAACTGACGAGTGATGAGGAAGTCAATTAGACCCAGTATGAAAATCAAAGGAAATTcattgaaatgcaaatgaaaaagaaaaaaaaatgctgtaacTTAACGTAGCATGGACCTTAGCTTTCCATTTTCTGAACTTCTTCTTCTGGCAATAACCACCGGCTGTAGCCTCCACTGTTCTCTACGTCTGGCTTCGGCCTCGTTCTCACTCATTCGGTCGTAGCAAACCTCAGGCTGAATCCGGATCAGCTGATGATGACGAATAGAATCACATTGTCGAGCACTAGAAGCGACTTAGACTCAGCCGAGCATGCGATGCATTGTGAAGAACTGTTATTTTATGATCGCCCCCACGAGCAACAAATTTCTATCTTTTTAACTTCTTATCTGACTCTTTTGTTTTCTAACGGAGCATGCGCTCCACATGTCTGTTTGCCAATGTAGCAGCTGTCAAcgagaacaaaaacagacatgattCCTGAGCTGATGGGAGAGTTTTCCACTGCTGAATATGCCAGTACGTCTTCATCTGCGTCTGTAAACGTCTGTAATCGCAGCACAAGTTTCCTAAGTAGGCATTTTTTGTCCTTTTAGCTGTCTCTTACTATACTAAGGCCACTGTAGCTCTCCTCCCCGCTGTCAAGACAACCTTCAGTTTATCAAACCCAGCAAAGCACAAACCGCACTAAAACAACCCCAACGAACGGCCGAATGTGGGACgactgatgacatttaatgatgtTAGCATCTCGGAGTCAAATGCAAAGAAGGACGGGAGCATCAAAACGTTCAGCCGAGTTAAATCAGATTGCTGGTGTTGGTAAAAGAGCGGTTGTCTTTTCTACACCGGCCTTAACCTTTCCCACTGAGGAGTGTTCACAGAGTACGTTTCAAAGGGCAAAGCATAGCAGACGGTCTGAGGAAAGGATGCAGTTTATggcaaagaagagaaaaagggagCTGTAATTTTATACCTGtgctttgtaaatgttttctatGTGCAGTATTTGATAATGTAAAACTGGTATTTTTGTGGTTTGTACGCTGCAGAATTGATTACTTAAGGTGCACGTAGTTTTGTAAGAAAATAGAAccaaactgaggaaaaaaaaaaagaacaatttcgGATTCAGAAGCCTGTATTTGCATGCCCTTTGACATCTGGACGCAAagtcaataaagtttatttgaaTCACAAACAGCTGTCCTGTGTATTTTCATCTGttgttgctaactttgtcttttgttttgtgcagaaaTAGAGCTGTGAACAACAATACAATGAGCTGAAAGTTTCTATAAAGCATTGAGAGAAACTGGATGGATGAGTGATAATTCTGTTCACCACTAAGAAAGATTACACTGAGTTCTTTCTTTGACTTTAACAGTTAATATAGCTGCTCTGAAAATGGACATTACATTGAAATGTggatattttgctgttttttttttctgtgaaaagtAATTGTTGGTATGCATGGCTGTATGTAGAATCAATGTTTGcctaaaaaaattaaagaaaatgaattactgcatataaatgtaaaatatatcaCTGATCCAATCAGTGTTTAGCATTTGAAACATAtattaaatgcaacaaaatgctGTTTATACACTTTTACTTAAACCATGTCACTactaaacatgttttcaaatcaatacGAGGTGTCAAAATTattcaaaacattatttattttgtatgttttcacaGAGACAAGTATCGTATGTTACATATATATTCTCAAATTTAAGTGATcgaaaaaagggaaagaacTACTATACAGTACATGTTCATCAATATTGATCCAGAAACATAATATACAGAGATAAATCTGATAAAGAATAAGATACACAACATCTCGATTGACGAGTACATAAAAAGATACATTCCTTCATTTGCTCTTATTTCACAGAAAATATACCAGACCGAAACAAAGGAACAGATCACAAGCAACCTAAAGTTTGAGATAATTACAGATGGAGAAGCTGCACGGGCGAAGCCACCTCGCCGTCAGAACACGGACTGATACCGCTTCCCAGAATCTCCTCACCGCGAGCTGAAGGATCTGCTGTTGCAGGGCAGAGGCGACTCGCTGTCTTACGGTGATATTGCTCCCAGCAGAGAAAGGGACTGCTGCTGTCACGCTGTTGCCTCAGCTGCCACGGAAAGAGCTAAGAGTGAAGGAAATACCTGGAAGGAACAGACTTCAGGTTTCTGAGTCGTGAAGGCTGCTCATTTATTATTGACGGGAATCTTATTAAGCCAGAGTGTCGTCATATAATTCTCTTTCAGCGGCTCCTCTTACATTCTTACCCCTCACATTCGTAACGGCAGAATACAACACAAAGATGATCGGTATGTAGAAACGTAAAGATTATTTACACTAATGGCTTCATGCATTTATAAGAATGGGCATATTCAGAAACACTCTGAGGGAGCTCAGCACAGAGACGGTCTGTGTAGGCGCCTGGTGGGAAGTTGTTGACTCAAAACGTTGAGAGGTGACAGATTGTGGTCGTAAAAACACCTCAGAGTGAGCTGAAAACGCGTCAGCCCGGTCACAGTTTGCTCCTAACTTTGACGGTAACATTTAAAACTTTGTTGAATTGAGCAacttgtcaaaaaacaaaaacaaaaaaacaaaacatacaggaAGCACACACGAGGGTACGCTGCTCGACAGAATCAGAGAATATCAAAAAGACAAACGCACCACGGCAACATTCATGTGTGGGTATACTCGCAATGAGTCCAGTACAATCgtgaaacacattcagcagacagcacattcattgatttatatatatatatgtatgaatattTTACGTTGGTCTTGGTCAGAGACTGATCGACACGTAGAGAGAAACATTCAGAGACACATTCGGATGTGGTGATAAACGTACAGCACATACAGTCGCAGCTGGACAGAACATTCTCCTCATGCAGTTCAGTGGAAGAATCTGAAACCGATCCGTAACGTAAAgcgtcctctctccctctgtttcctcctctcttgttcACGGACATTCAACGTGGTTTGAGGCCTCTATTGTACAAGGTAGATTAACTTGAGGTGCGTGAGCGTTGACTCAACATTATACATGATGACTTGGCATGCAAGTAGTGACTTTTTAAGTGTCCCACCCTCGCTGAGGAAATAGCACAGTGAACTGATACATCCCGACATTCAATGTGTTAAGAGCATGATGGTATTAGCGAACACACTGTTAGAGGACGGCTGAATCGAAGTTTCTAATAATCACTAGTTACTTGGCTATACAGATGTAACAAAGCATCGGAGTATCTTACAAAAAGCTAGCGTTGATCTTTGGTCTCCCAAAATCCCAGTTCAGGACTTTTGACACTTAAAAAGTTAAGATTAGATATTGGTTTCTAAAAGAAGCCCTCGTTGAATTGAGCAGAAGACATCATAATTAAAGGTTGCTTAGGGTTACTCTAACTTGTGAGACAACAGGAACTTATCAATAGGTAAAGGGATTTCTTAAAGTTTTGATATTCTTGGACAAGCGCTCAGGAAGGGATACATTGGTTTTTGTAaggttttacagttttttcctACTAACGCAAATTAATTTCCCGTCTACTTGCAGCTTGAAGGTGTGATGAGTTAAAAAACTCGCCTAGCTACGCTTAAATCCCCTGACAGGAAGGGTTGTTTATCCTTAAAAATATGTCACCTAAACCCTTGAAAACTAGTTGGGAAATCATTCCTCATAGTTGGTTCTTCCCAAATGTGGTTGCGGCTAAAATgaagctaactgctgctgccaggAATGATTGCTAATGCTGGGTTAAGAGAATAGTCCTATGAACTTTCCTGACAAGCGTTAGATGAGTAgatcgataccactctcatgtctgcacATATGAGGCCaatgtcagcagctggttagcttagcacagactgaaaacagcaggaaacagcctGGCGGGGCAGAGCTGGgacttctggaggaataaacacctgaagTCACactggattctgctctgatctggaacCAGCACCTGCTGTTGCTCTCTAGATAACGGCTAATGTAGTAAAATATTCTGGTTGTTTTGGTGAACAGACGCGATCGATTCCTCGGTCAGACTCGTTTGAGTAACACTGATTAACACAAATGGCCCTGTGGCCCAGTCATGCTAGGTGAAAGTCTGCTTTGCTTCCTGTCTGAACACACCATCAGATTTataaaagtgaaatataatTCCTAACCTTTGCATCTCAATGACTTGATTCTAATCAAgtaagaaaaactgtaaaagtcTCCAGAAACCAAAGTGTTTAAGTCAAGCAGTTAGTTGACACCTACATACAGCAGatgtgcgtgcacacacacacacacacacacacacacacacacacacacacacacacacacatacaggctaACTCTGAACCCTGTTGTCTTGGTTATCATACGAAAATGTTCTGAAGGCAAGCATGGAAATATGCAAAACATGGCCATGGATGAGACGAGAAGAGGAAGCatgggcagagaggagagagaaagagaggtagTAGTGGTTTCCCAAACCTTAACCTTCTTCacacctgtctcctcctcctcctcccttgcATTAGTAAAGGTCTCACAGAGAGTCTAATCCAGATTCCTACAACTCAGTTCCCCTCTCTTTTTGTGGATTATTGGCATTACTTCACGTTTTGGATATTTGAAATCATTTCCAAATGTGTGCTGTCATGTGCGATGAGCTCGGAGCTGTCGCGCCTCCCATGTGTTGATTGCTGTATCCCATCACGCCGTTGGTGTTGTAGAGATTCATGCCGGCCACGTGCTGAGTCATCTGGAAGCCACAAAACAGACATTGTTAGTACTTTCAAAATTCTTACGGTTGAAAACGAATATTTACGCAACCACAAACATACCTGGGTAATGttccactgcagctgctgagcatGTTGCGCCCCATATACCTGCTGATGAGGTAAACCTCCAACCTGCTGCTGTCCCATAATGCCATTCTGCTGCTGTCCCATTAtcccaggctgctgctgtcccATCATGCCCGGCGGCTGCTGTCCCATCAtcccaggctgctgctgtcccATGATGCCATTCTGCTGCTGTCCCATCAtcccagtctgctgctgaaccATCATCCCGCTTTGCTGCTGTCCCATCATGCCCTGGGTCATCCCTGTCAAGTAAGGCGACGCCATAGCACCACTAGGTGGAGCCATGACACCCTGTGCAGCCATTAAACCGTTCTGCTGTCCCATCATGCTGTTCTGTTGAACTCCAATCATGCTGCTTGGTTGCTGTGCCATCATGGccatctgtgatgtcatcatggcGCCTCCCATTCCCCCTGCCTGGGCTAAAGAATGGTATGATCCGTATGGGTGGGTCAGGTATCCCATTTGGTTCATGTACAAGCCTGCGAAACATAatgaaggacaggaagcagCAGTCTGTAAGCAGTCACTCTTTAAAGAAACTAACTCAACAATTACATTAAgattcaaaacaacaatatatgaCTTTGTGGATTCCTCTAGATGGACGCCAACCCAATGTGTTCGTATTTGACAACCTTTTTTCACGACCGTCTCTCCCAAAactgctttaaaggtgcagtatgtaagaattgggtGTTGCAGTTATCACCTTGAGTAGCCATGCTGCTGGCGTGCACTGACGGGGTGGAGGCGTACAGGGAGAGAATCGAGTCCTTGGACAGTTTCTTGACGGTGCCCTCTTCTGCTTTGGGTGCCGGATCGAGGAACAGACTGAGGTTTTCAGGCACAGAGGCAGTCACTCTGCTCTGAGGCAGGGAGCTGGAAACAGGCTAGAGAGGAAGGGCGAAGAGGAGGTATTAAAGCTTATTACGCTAAAGAGACGATAACACAGGATCGACAAAGTGAGTAGATGTCATCCTTTGGGCACAGTTAACGTCTATATCagctgctgagatatttcagtctggatcaaagtggTAGATTGTCCGAAAGACCAACACCAACACAAGTGCTCTGTGGAGAGCAGACAGTGAGCAGTGTCCTACCGTGGTTTTAgtggaggaagcagagggggGCGCTGGCAGTGAGCTGAAGAGATCCAGTGCAGAGTGTGCCAGAGCTGGATGAGACACCGCCGGGCTCTCATTACTGTCTGGAACACATCCTCCACCATTAGACACCGCAGGACTTGGAGCAGGGGCATCTAGAGAGGGATTGACGGAGGCATGGTTATTATGATCAACCTTAAACTTGACCTACAATTCACTGTATATTATACAGAGGTGCTGTGCTGTAAACATGTGCAAGTGGGTGTGCAATACCTAATCCAAGCAGGTCTGTAACAGACTGGGAATCTGTCTTCGGGctgatgtcttttttctgtcacaagagagaaagtTGATATAATTAATGCAAGACATCTGCAGATCCAGAATCTTTTTTCTCCACGCGCCCTGTTAGTGAAATGACCTCCCGCTCATGTCACAACAGCAGCGATACTCATCTCGTACGTCATCATGCCTCTCTCTCATCACTGACTGacaccctcctccctctttctttagCTCAAAAGACATCGGCTAAATGTACTAAATCTTTGAGGACAAGTATGAACATGAAAGGATGTTCTCACCAATTTCATCTTCTCAAACACAACCGGTTCCTTGGGTATATTGTCACAGCTCTTCTCTTTCTGCACAGAGAGAACAATCGTTACAGACACTTCAAGTGGACTGACCTTCCTCAAGAGAGACGAGGCCAGAAAGTGTGATTCACTGTCCTGTCAAGATTATTTTCTGTCCGCTGATCCGGTTTGAAGCACAGagcttttgttctgtctgtgtgggaggactCACCCTGAGCATCTGTATGTCAATGACCTTATCCATGTACTTCTTCTTATCATACTTGTCCCTGATGAAGATCTCTGCAGACTGGTCCGTCTCTGGCCTCTGGAAGCACTCGGGTAAGAAAGCCTCGTACAGTCGTTTGGCTTTGGCGTTTCCCATCTCCTGAACACACTGGTGGCAGCAAAGCACAACAAATTATGTCACATTGTTCTAGTAAAGCGAAGACACAACATCCAGGGTGCTTCTCACACTGCATGTGGTGGAGTCCTCAtgataaaacagtgtgaaatggTGTTGTGAGgggaaagagaacaaaacaagatgCTGACAATAGGAAAACGATGACACTGGGAagcatgatgctgatgttcagacAAGCTGAACTGGATACAGATGAGAACGTGTCTTCTTCCTCTACTACATGTGATACGTCTTTCAGATACAGCTGTCATAAATGTCTAATACaaggttttgtgttttaatactGTTGGTTCAATACAAAGAAACACTTTAACGGTGGCATTTGTACCAATTAAACACTAACAGGCTCCTACTGGTACTTAAACgcagtgtgaaagaaaacaagaccacGGGGAACAGACGAGAAACAACTGGGCATtttaaaggaaagaagaaataaattaTACTCATTAAGACACTAAACCTGTTCAGGGCTCTCCGCTGTAACAACTATAACATCTCCTTAGCAGCTTTTCTGTTTGGGCGCCTTGGCTAATTACTGCCATTAGCAAAGGgcaaaagtgtttgtttttattgtacttCATCCGTTACTATTACTACTTCGCTGCAGCCCAGCAGAGTCAAACACTCAGTTTTTATTGTGATACTGAAACACGTATGTGGTGTTTGGTTCTGcggtgtgacctctgacctggaCCTGCTCCTGCGTCCACTGGTCCAGATTGACGGACTTGACCTTGGAGATGTGGACCCCCAGGTTTCGATGGATGCCGGCG
This window of the Acanthopagrus latus isolate v.2019 chromosome 3, fAcaLat1.1, whole genome shotgun sequence genome carries:
- the smap2 gene encoding stromal membrane-associated protein 2, producing the protein MMTGKSVKDVDRYQTVLNSLLALEENKFCADCESKGPRWASWNLGIFICIRCAGIHRNLGVHISKVKSVNLDQWTQEQVQCVQEMGNAKAKRLYEAFLPECFQRPETDQSAEIFIRDKYDKKKYMDKVIDIQMLRKEKSCDNIPKEPVVFEKMKLKKDISPKTDSQSVTDLLGLDAPAPSPAVSNGGGCVPDSNESPAVSHPALAHSALDLFSSLPAPPSASSTKTTPVSSSLPQSRVTASVPENLSLFLDPAPKAEEGTVKKLSKDSILSLYASTPSVHASSMATQGLYMNQMGYLTHPYGSYHSLAQAGGMGGAMMTSQMAMMAQQPSSMIGVQQNSMMGQQNGLMAAQGVMAPPSGAMASPYLTGMTQGMMGQQQSGMMVQQQTGMMGQQQNGIMGQQQPGMMGQQPPGMMGQQQPGIMGQQQNGIMGQQQVGGLPHQQVYGAQHAQQLQWNITQMTQHVAGMNLYNTNGVMGYSNQHMGGATAPSSSHMTAHIWK